One Pyrococcus furiosus DSM 3638 genomic window, GAGTATGGACTTTACGTCATAGCCGATGGAGGGATAAAGTATTCTGGTGACATAGTGAAGGCAATCGCCGCTGGGGCAGATGCAGTAATGCTTGGCAACCTCCTAGCTGGAACCAAGGAAGCCCCAGGAAAAGAGGTGATAATAAACGGAAGGAAGTACAAGCAGTACAGGGGAATGGGTTCCCTGGGAGCTATGATGAAGGGAGGGGCCGAGAGGTACTACCAGGGAGGCTACATGAAGACGAGGAAGTTCGTTCCCGAGGGGGTTGAGGGAGTAGTCCCCTATAGGGGGACCGTCAGTGAAGTTCTCTACCAGCTTGTTGGTGGGTTAAAGGCAGGAATGGGCTACGTTGGTGCCAGGAACATCAAGGAGCTAAAGGAGAAAGGCGAATTCGTGATAATAACTTCGGCTGGTTTAAGGGAGAGTCATCCTCATGACATTATAATCACGAACGAAGCTCCGAACTATCCCTTGGAGAGGTGATTCTTTGGTTTCTTTCTCCTTTTGAGGCTTATCCTTCTTCACTCCACTAAGAACTTTTAGTGAAAGTACAATCATTTTAAAAATTTAAATACGCTTAAATTTTGCTTTCATTTACCAAAAGCTATTTAAATAATTAAAACTATCGTGAGTTTATGAGAAGGATCTCGGAGTTGAGTCTAGATGAGGTTGAGAACATAAAGAAGAGAATCTCGGAGCTTAGAGACGAAGGACTTAGCTACTCAAAGATAGCAGGGATAATTGGGCAGGAGTTTCATGTTAGTATTTCCAAGGCAACGGTGATTAGATGGTGCAAAGGGACGAGCGATCCTGCAAATAGGATAAAAAGGGTAAACCTTGAGCCATCTCCTCAACTGGCGTATATAATAGGGGTCTACTTTGGGGACGGTAGCATAGATGCAGATGAGAAGTACAGGTATAGGGTCAGGCTCAAGGTCGTTGATAAGGAGTTCGCTGAAGCTTTTGCAAATGCACTTAAGGATATAGGGGCAAATCCTAGAATTTATTTTGAAGGCTCTACAGGTAGATGGTGCGTTGAGGCCACAAGCAAAGAGCTCTACATGTTCTTGAGTAAGCCAAAAGAAGAACTCCTGAGGATTGCTAAAATGTTTCCCAGGGAGTTTATAAGGGGGTTCTTTGATAGTGAAGGCTATGTTTTTGTAGATCCAAAAGATCCTAGAATGGCATACATTAGTGTCTGGAATTATGATAGAGAGCTATTGGAGATATGTAGACGTCTCCT contains:
- a CDS encoding LAGLIDADG family homing endonuclease, giving the protein MRRISELSLDEVENIKKRISELRDEGLSYSKIAGIIGQEFHVSISKATVIRWCKGTSDPANRIKRVNLEPSPQLAYIIGVYFGDGSIDADEKYRYRVRLKVVDKEFAEAFANALKDIGANPRIYFEGSTGRWCVEATSKELYMFLSKPKEELLRIAKMFPREFIRGFFDSEGYVFVDPKDPRMAYISVWNYDRELLEICRRLLLNNFNIHSTIFLKREKNSEVIIRGKVYKYNGDLYELRIYRRESVKAFGEEIGLTIDRKWRALKSFLLSY